The Candidatus Saccharibacteria bacterium sequence TATAAGAAAGTCGAGTTTGATAGCTTTTTCGATCTTTTCGACGGAATGAATTGCTGTCGTGTGGTCTTTTCGGCCAAGCTCGCCGGCGATTTTAGGAAAACTAAGGTGGAGTTCGCTGCGTAAAAGATACATAGCAATTTGGCGGGGCACAACAATATGCTTGTCGCGCTTAGCGCTGCAGATTTCTTTTGTTTCGATTTGAAAGTGCTTTGCTGTTTTGTCGATAATCTGTTTTGCCGTAACATGTTGCGGTCTGGACTGACGAACATTACCAACAAGACCTTCGGCGGTAGATATATCTGGCGTTACACCGCGCATCTCGGCATAGGCGAGTAACTGGTTTAGCGCGCCCTCGAGTTCACGAACGTTCGTTTTAATATTGTTCGCAAGGTATTCGATAGTATCGCGGCCAAGTTCTATGCCAGACATAGAGGCTTTTGTTTCAACGATTGCACATCTGGTTTCAAAATCGGGCATTTGGATATCGATTGCCATACCCCATTCAAAGCGACTGCGAAGACGCTCGGTAAGGGTAGGGATACTTTTTGGTGGTTTATCGCTACTGATAATAATTTGCTTGTTCGTTTGGTGAAGCGCATTGAACGTATGGAAGAATTCTTCCTGTGTTTTTTCTTTGCCAGCGATAAACTGCATGTCATCAACTATCAGTACGTCGACATTGCGGTATTTATCCGAAAAGCCCTTTTTCTTAAATCGAATACTTTCAAGGAAGTCTTTTACAAATGTTTCGGAGCTAATATAAAGAATCCGTGATTCGGGATTTGTTTTTGCAATTTCGTTGCCCACAGCCTGCATAAGGTGAGTTTTACCAAGACCAACGCCACCATATAAAAATAGGGGATTATACTTGGTGCCGGGGTTTGCCGCAACGGCTTGGCAGGCAGTGTAGGCTAGGTCGTTGCTTGAGCCGACGATAAAGGTACTAAACGTATAGCGAGGGTTGAGGCCACTTTTACTTGTGGTCGCGGTAGATAGTTCGCGTGCTGGTGCGGGCGCAAGTAGTTCGTCGACGCTTGCGCTTGGCGACGCGGTAACTTCGCGGCTGACAGTCTTTTTGCCAGTGGTCTTGACTGTATAGGTGATGCGTTTTGGTGAAACGCCGTTCTTTTCTAGAACCGTTTTTACTTGGTCATTAAATTTAACTTCAAATTGACGCTTTGCAAAGATGTTTGGCACAGCAATGGTCACAACTTCGCCTGTATTGTCGAGAAGTTCGGTATTTTTAAACCAGGTGGTAAATGCTGCATGCGAAATAGAGAGTTCGATTTCTCCTAAAACGCTTTGCCACAATGCGTGATGCATACTAAACTACCTTCCCCTGATGAAAACTACCATGTTTGTTACCTGTAACTATACAGTGGTTCGAGGTTTTCCACAACCTCAACAGAGGAATAAAATTGGGTGGGGGATAGGGGTGTTAGTTTTCCACAGACATGCGGGTGATCTGTTAATGTGTGGAAAACAGCACAATTAATGTGGATAAGCTAAACATACTAGAAAATGCAGGGGAGTAAAATGCAAATCGCTTCTTGTAAAAACAGGGGAGATTGGGTACAATAGAACAGATATGCCAAAACGAACCCATCAACCACACACGCGTCACCGCGCCCGCACACACGGCTTTCGTGCTCGTATTGCTACCAAAGCTGGTCGCGCCGTGATTAAGCGCCGCCGCATCAAGGGTCGCGCTAAACTTACCGTCTAGTTTACGGAAAATACGCTCAATATACAGAGCGTATTTTATTTTAAGGTATAATAAAGGTACTTTATGTTGTCAGTTCTTCATAGGTTTCATGGTCACGGCAGTTTGCGCTACGTGTATAAAAACGGACAAGCGGTTCGGTCGCGGCTTGTCACTATTAAATATGTTGATAATCCGCGCCGTAAGCATTCACGATTTGCTGTTGTCGTAAGTAAAAAAGTCCACAAGTCTGCGGTGGGCCGAAACCGTATTCGCCGTCGTATGTACGAGGTTGTTCGCCAAGAACTTCCAAAGTTCCACTCACCTCACGATGTTGCAATTTTGGTTTTTTCGAGTGAGTTGATTTCCCTGCCTCCCGCCGAGCTAACGGAAACAATGCAAGAGTTGTTTACGCAGGCCGGTCTCTATAAATAATTGTAGAAAACTGCTATACTATAGCCAAATAGTTTTCTGGAGTTAATAAACATGAATATTTTTGACATCTTAATCGTTCAACCGATTTTTAACCTGCTTATTGGGCTATATAGTATTATTCCCGGCGGAGATTTTGGCATAAGCCTTATTATCTTTACTGTCCTTGTGCGTTTTGCTATGTACCCGCTTGTTAAAAAACAGCTTCACCAAACGCAGGCGATTAAAAAAATCCAACCAGAACTAGCGCGGATTAAAAAGCAGGCAAAGGGTAATAAGCAACTCGAGAGCATGCAGATGCTTGAGCTTTATAAAAAGAATGGCATTAACCCATTCCGTTCGATTGGTCTTTTGCTTATTCAGCTTCCGATTTTTATTGCCCTTTATAGTGTTATTCAAATCTTTACCCTTCACCGCGATCAGATTGCGAAGTTTAGCTATGACTTTATGGAGGGTATTGGCCCAATCAAGCAAGTTATTGAACATCCAGAGCAGTTCAATGAAAAGCTTCTTGGGGTAGTTGACCTTACGAAATCTGCTTTTACTACTAATGGCGTCGATATTTTCTTAGTTTTTCTAGCGGTCATTGCAGCAGTGACGCAGTATATTATGAGCAAGCAAACAATGCCGCAAAACGAAAGCAAAAAGCGTCTTCGCGATGTTATGAGCGAAGCGGCAGAGGGCAAGCAGGCCGATCAGTCAGAGATGAACGCGATTGTCATGAGTAAAATGATGAAAGTGCTTCCCTTCTTCATGTTCTTTATTATGATTACCGTTCCTGGCGCGTTGGCACTCTACTACGCTGTTTCAAACATCGTTGCGGTAGCGCAGCAGTCATATCTTCTTAAGAAAGATGCAGAAGAGATGGATGAAATAGCTGATGAGCCAGTTGCAAAACCAAAAGCTGGTAAAAAGGCCACGGCAAAAGCTCGCGAAAAAGCTGCAAAGCCGGCCAAAGTGACCAAGTCAACACCGACCGTTACCCGGATAAAAGCGAAGGATTCTAAAACGAAAGCGAGGAAGTAATGAACGCCGAGGAGTCAATTGATTTTGCAAAGAAATACCTTGAAGACATAGTATCATTCTTTGGAGTTAATGTCGTTGTTGAGGCGACGCGCGAAGAAGATGTTATCGAGCTTTCTGTGCCGTCAACTG is a genomic window containing:
- the dnaA gene encoding chromosomal replication initiator protein DnaA, which gives rise to MHHALWQSVLGEIELSISHAAFTTWFKNTELLDNTGEVVTIAVPNIFAKRQFEVKFNDQVKTVLEKNGVSPKRITYTVKTTGKKTVSREVTASPSASVDELLAPAPARELSTATTSKSGLNPRYTFSTFIVGSSNDLAYTACQAVAANPGTKYNPLFLYGGVGLGKTHLMQAVGNEIAKTNPESRILYISSETFVKDFLESIRFKKKGFSDKYRNVDVLIVDDMQFIAGKEKTQEEFFHTFNALHQTNKQIIISSDKPPKSIPTLTERLRSRFEWGMAIDIQMPDFETRCAIVETKASMSGIELGRDTIEYLANNIKTNVRELEGALNQLLAYAEMRGVTPDISTAEGLVGNVRQSRPQHVTAKQIIDKTAKHFQIETKEICSAKRDKHIVVPRQIAMYLLRSELHLSFPKIAGELGRKDHTTAIHSVEKIEKAIKLDFLIREQVAEIREKLYA
- the rpmH gene encoding 50S ribosomal protein L34 — its product is MPKRTHQPHTRHRARTHGFRARIATKAGRAVIKRRRIKGRAKLTV
- the rnpA gene encoding ribonuclease P protein component, translating into MLSVLHRFHGHGSLRYVYKNGQAVRSRLVTIKYVDNPRRKHSRFAVVVSKKVHKSAVGRNRIRRRMYEVVRQELPKFHSPHDVAILVFSSELISLPPAELTETMQELFTQAGLYK
- a CDS encoding YidC/Oxa1 family membrane protein insertase, translating into MNIFDILIVQPIFNLLIGLYSIIPGGDFGISLIIFTVLVRFAMYPLVKKQLHQTQAIKKIQPELARIKKQAKGNKQLESMQMLELYKKNGINPFRSIGLLLIQLPIFIALYSVIQIFTLHRDQIAKFSYDFMEGIGPIKQVIEHPEQFNEKLLGVVDLTKSAFTTNGVDIFLVFLAVIAAVTQYIMSKQTMPQNESKKRLRDVMSEAAEGKQADQSEMNAIVMSKMMKVLPFFMFFIMITVPGALALYYAVSNIVAVAQQSYLLKKDAEEMDEIADEPVAKPKAGKKATAKAREKAAKPAKVTKSTPTVTRIKAKDSKTKARK